In a genomic window of Flavobacterium crassostreae:
- a CDS encoding (Fe-S)-binding protein: MSYLDNILFAILLVIGFGYFFNNIQKIYRNIHLGIDVDRKDNPSARWKNMAKIALGQSKMVRRPVAGILHIIVYLGFVIINIELLEIIIDGLFGTHRIFAFLGTTYNVLIASFEILAVLVILAVVIFWIRRNGIRLKRFWNPEMKGYPKKDANYILYFEVVLMSLFLLMNASDLHLQNVPNGFSHFIKAGWFPVSQFIEPLFNGMPNQTVLILTETFWWLHITGILVFMNYLYFSKHLHILLAFPNTYFADLNPLGQLDNLEAVTKEVKMMMDPNVDPFAAAPAPADVPSKFGASDVQDLNWVQLLNAYTCTECGRCTSSCPANQTGKKLSPRKIMMDTRDRLEEVGKNIDANKGIFVPDNKTLLNDYITAEELWACTSCNACVEECPVNISPLSIIMDMRRYLVMEQSAAPQPLNAMMTNIENNGAPWQYNQQDRLNWKNEN; the protein is encoded by the coding sequence ATGAGCTATTTAGACAATATATTATTTGCTATTTTATTGGTAATTGGTTTTGGTTATTTTTTTAACAACATCCAAAAAATCTATCGGAATATCCATCTGGGGATTGATGTAGACAGAAAAGATAACCCCAGCGCCCGCTGGAAAAACATGGCCAAAATTGCTCTAGGACAGTCTAAAATGGTTCGTAGACCCGTTGCCGGAATCCTACATATTATAGTGTATTTAGGATTTGTAATTATCAATATAGAATTGCTAGAAATCATAATTGATGGTTTGTTTGGCACCCATAGGATTTTTGCATTTTTGGGCACTACCTACAACGTATTGATTGCATCCTTTGAAATTTTAGCCGTACTAGTAATACTTGCAGTGGTTATTTTTTGGATTAGAAGAAATGGGATTCGTCTTAAAAGATTCTGGAACCCAGAAATGAAAGGATATCCCAAAAAGGATGCTAATTACATTCTGTATTTTGAAGTGGTACTAATGTCTTTGTTTTTATTAATGAACGCATCGGATTTGCATTTGCAAAATGTACCCAATGGCTTTTCTCATTTTATAAAAGCAGGTTGGTTTCCGGTGAGTCAGTTTATAGAGCCCTTATTTAACGGAATGCCTAACCAAACCGTACTTATTTTAACCGAAACATTCTGGTGGCTGCACATAACAGGAATTCTGGTATTTATGAATTACCTTTATTTTTCAAAACACTTACACATACTATTGGCTTTTCCGAATACCTATTTTGCAGATTTAAATCCTTTGGGGCAATTGGATAACCTCGAAGCAGTGACTAAAGAAGTAAAAATGATGATGGATCCTAACGTAGATCCTTTTGCAGCAGCGCCAGCACCGGCAGATGTGCCAAGTAAGTTTGGAGCAAGTGATGTTCAGGATTTAAATTGGGTACAATTATTAAATGCCTATACGTGTACAGAATGCGGACGTTGCACGTCTTCGTGTCCGGCAAATCAAACCGGAAAAAAATTATCTCCCCGCAAAATAATGATGGATACCCGTGACCGATTAGAAGAAGTGGGTAAAAATATAGATGCCAATAAAGGGATTTTTGTGCCAGACAACAAAACATTGTTGAATGATTATATTACCGCAGAAGAATTGTGGGCCTGTACCTCCTGCAATGCATGTGTAGAAGAGTGTCCAGTGAATATTAGTCCATTGTCTATAATCATGGATATGCGTCGTTACTTAGTGATGGAGCAAAGTGCTGCGCCACAACCTTTGAACGCCATGATGACCAATATTGAAAATAACGGTGCACCATGGCAGTACAACCAACAAGATCGTTTGAATTGGAAAAACGAGAACTAA
- a CDS encoding MlaD family protein — translation MKLTREIKTAILVIASIVLFIWGYSFLKGRDLFSSYKKLYVQYDSVEGLTSSAPVTINGLIIGKINAITINENTGKLVVELQIKSDFPISPSSTATIYEPSFIGGKQIAINPNLKDKTIAVDGSYLSGEVKKGVTDLVGEKLVPIQQKLEKLMRNADQLFTNVNNVLDQKAQEDLRKSLAELSLTMVQFHKATLSMNSILDENKTQVKDVVSNFGKISQDFASISDSLNKADLGKTVKNLNQTLVKVDAIMKNLESGNGTMGKLLKDEALYTNLSKSTKELELLLQDVRLHPTRYINVSVFGKKNKPYKGVPADNIIK, via the coding sequence TTGAAACTAACAAGAGAGATTAAGACTGCAATATTAGTAATTGCATCTATAGTATTATTTATTTGGGGATATAGCTTTTTAAAAGGACGGGACCTTTTTAGTAGTTATAAAAAACTATACGTACAATACGATTCTGTAGAAGGCTTAACGAGCTCAGCTCCGGTTACCATCAATGGTTTGATAATTGGAAAAATAAACGCAATTACTATAAACGAAAATACCGGAAAATTAGTAGTAGAATTACAAATTAAGTCTGATTTTCCTATTTCGCCCTCGAGCACAGCCACTATTTATGAACCAAGCTTTATAGGCGGCAAACAAATAGCAATAAACCCCAACCTAAAAGACAAGACCATTGCTGTGGATGGGAGTTATTTATCTGGCGAAGTAAAAAAAGGAGTGACCGATTTAGTTGGCGAAAAGTTGGTGCCAATCCAGCAAAAATTAGAAAAACTGATGCGCAATGCCGATCAATTGTTCACTAATGTTAATAATGTTTTAGACCAAAAGGCACAAGAAGATTTAAGAAAAAGTCTAGCCGAATTAAGTTTGACCATGGTGCAGTTTCATAAGGCTACCCTTAGTATGAACAGTATTCTGGACGAAAACAAAACCCAAGTAAAAGATGTTGTTTCTAATTTTGGCAAAATAAGCCAGGATTTTGCAAGTATTTCAGACTCCTTAAATAAAGCAGATCTAGGCAAAACCGTCAAAAATTTAAACCAAACGTTGGTTAAAGTAGACGCAATAATGAAAAACTTAGAATCTGGTAACGGCACTATGGGCAAATTACTAAAAGATGAGGCACTTTATACTAATTTATCTAAATCTACAAAAGAGTTAGAGCTGCTGCTACAAGATGTAAGACTACACCCTACAAGATACATTAATGTTTCTGTTTTTGGAAAAAAGAACAAACCCTACAAAGGTGTTCCAGCGGACAATATAATTAAATAA
- a CDS encoding N-acetylmuramoyl-L-alanine amidase family protein produces MPVFHKIKIALFLGLMITSFCSHSQIKNFKVTLDAGHGAHDFGATYNGHVEKNIALAVVLKVGKMLEENPKVDVTYTRKTDVFIDLVERANIANKANANIFVSIHCNASKNTAAYGTETYVMGMNKIASNLEAAKKENSVITLEKDYKRKYEGFDPDSPETMIGMTLMQEEYLGNSISLASKVENEFEKLGKKIRGGGVKQAPFMVLHKAYMPRVLIEMGFISNYTEGNLLDTEEGQNEIANAIHAAIISYKNEYYGDGTIETYETRTRVQTPEKPNVEPVITKNNPVTTVAKPSPEATTNAVVFKIQIAATGKKVALEAKNFKGLSPITMEKSGTIYKYMYGETTDYNQSRALLEQAKTKGYTSAFLIAFKDGKKISIQEAINY; encoded by the coding sequence ATGCCTGTATTTCATAAAATAAAAATTGCACTCTTTTTGGGGCTAATGATAACGTCTTTTTGCTCCCATAGTCAAATTAAAAATTTCAAAGTTACTTTGGATGCAGGCCATGGTGCTCATGATTTTGGAGCTACTTATAATGGCCATGTCGAAAAAAACATTGCCTTAGCAGTTGTCTTAAAAGTCGGCAAGATGTTAGAGGAAAACCCAAAAGTAGATGTCACCTATACCAGAAAAACAGATGTTTTTATTGATTTAGTAGAAAGAGCCAATATTGCCAACAAAGCCAACGCCAATATTTTTGTTTCTATACATTGTAACGCTAGCAAAAACACTGCAGCGTATGGGACCGAAACCTATGTAATGGGTATGAATAAAATTGCTTCCAATCTCGAAGCTGCCAAAAAAGAGAATTCCGTTATTACCCTAGAGAAAGATTACAAACGCAAATACGAAGGATTTGATCCAGACTCTCCAGAAACCATGATCGGAATGACTTTAATGCAAGAAGAATACTTAGGAAACAGTATTTCTTTGGCAAGCAAAGTAGAAAATGAATTTGAAAAATTAGGCAAAAAAATACGCGGTGGAGGCGTAAAACAAGCGCCATTTATGGTTTTACATAAAGCCTATATGCCACGTGTGTTGATCGAGATGGGATTTATATCCAACTACACCGAAGGTAATTTGTTAGATACAGAAGAAGGACAAAACGAAATTGCCAATGCTATACATGCCGCTATAATCAGTTACAAAAACGAATATTATGGAGACGGCACCATAGAGACTTACGAAACAAGAACAAGAGTCCAAACTCCAGAAAAACCTAATGTAGAACCTGTAATTACTAAAAATAATCCAGTAACAACAGTTGCTAAACCCAGCCCAGAAGCAACCACTAATGCTGTTGTATTTAAAATACAAATAGCCGCAACCGGTAAAAAAGTAGCTCTAGAGGCCAAAAATTTTAAAGGATTAAGCCCTATTACAATGGAAAAATCCGGAACGATCTATAAATATATGTATGGCGAAACTACCGATTATAACCAATCTAGAGCACTTTTGGAACAAGCCAAAACCAAAGGCTACACATCGGCTTTTTTAATAGCCTTTAAAGACGGCAAAAAAATCAGCATTCAAGAAGCAATTAATTACTAG
- a CDS encoding putative LPS assembly protein LptD → MTLQKTSHNFTKIAFIPLQTNLFNIVLISFFLTFGFSNLYGQEILQKRTPLAVLKQTDTTTKPPTSKAKPLVAAPLQDSATIKVDTVVSKKAFLDGILKYKAKQYARIDQKKKQITLYDTAELYYQDIELTSGIIILDYQKNEVYAGRIKDSTGKMTQYPNFKQGSNAVQPDSIRFNFKTKKALIWNSRSDQGEFRIKADVTKKENDSVYFLKGARFTTSKNIDHPEYYFKTNKVKFVPGKKVVTGLTNMVIADVPTPIALPFAYFPMSKETSISGVILPSYNDSNSRGFSLQNGGYYFALSDNYNLTVLGDYYTNGSYGLSMESSYAKRYRYRGNVNFRYENLITSERGYPDYSKQKIYNLQWSHSRDAKSNPNSSFTASVNLGSSKYFQQSINQANVGSNLNNTLNSSVSYSKTFNSVPQVRLSVSATHAQNTQTQIINMTLPTLQLSVDRIYPFVGENGVKKGFLKNINLQYNLSGRNNIVTTDSLFFKPQMFRDAKIGMQHSIPLSTNFKLFKYFSASTSLNYEEVWYAKTINRSFDPNQSAVVDKVVNGFDAFRTYSFSSSLGTTIYGTFNFGQDKKIQSIRHVLRPAVSYGYTPSFEKYYDTYATDASGTMNKQYSRFEGGIFGAPGLNNSNIMNFNLSNTFEAKVTDRDSTKVAAKKIMLLNNFNLSTSYNLDANGTTALKWSPVRVSGGTQLFKDKMNVNFGATLDPYALNNSGQRINTYNVDNGGSLFRMTSANMTLNYSISSTQKDNSKKKDQVERNGGREDDLFGRNTVQNNRNISQFDTEDTEKEDSVSDFFTAKLPWNMTFAYSLTYSNNNREKKITSNSIMISANTDLTPKWKAGISTGYDLVQNGVTYTQLRFERDLLSWRMDFNWMPLGTNANWGFFIGIKSGVLSDIKWDKRSTPNR, encoded by the coding sequence TTGACACTTCAAAAAACAAGCCATAATTTTACAAAAATAGCATTTATACCTTTGCAGACAAACTTATTTAATATCGTTTTAATATCCTTTTTTCTGACTTTTGGATTTAGCAATCTATATGGTCAAGAAATTTTACAAAAAAGAACACCCTTAGCTGTTCTAAAACAAACAGATACCACTACCAAACCTCCAACAAGTAAAGCAAAACCATTAGTAGCTGCACCCTTACAGGATAGTGCAACAATTAAAGTTGATACCGTTGTATCTAAAAAAGCTTTTTTGGACGGCATTCTGAAATACAAAGCCAAGCAATATGCACGTATTGACCAAAAGAAAAAGCAAATTACGCTATACGATACTGCCGAGCTCTATTATCAAGATATTGAGCTAACATCAGGAATTATTATTTTGGATTACCAAAAAAACGAAGTCTATGCCGGACGCATCAAAGATTCTACCGGAAAGATGACTCAATATCCTAATTTTAAACAAGGCAGCAATGCGGTGCAACCAGACTCTATCCGTTTTAATTTTAAAACTAAAAAAGCACTCATCTGGAATTCTAGGTCGGATCAGGGTGAGTTTAGGATTAAAGCCGATGTAACTAAAAAAGAAAATGATTCGGTTTATTTTTTGAAAGGGGCACGTTTTACTACTTCTAAAAACATAGACCATCCAGAATATTATTTTAAAACCAATAAGGTTAAATTTGTACCCGGAAAAAAAGTAGTCACTGGCTTAACCAATATGGTAATTGCAGATGTACCGACCCCAATTGCACTTCCGTTTGCTTATTTTCCTATGAGTAAAGAAACAAGTATCTCTGGGGTGATTCTTCCTAGTTATAATGATTCTAATAGCCGGGGCTTTTCGTTACAAAACGGAGGCTATTATTTTGCGTTAAGCGATAACTACAACCTTACTGTTTTGGGAGATTATTATACCAATGGGAGTTATGGTTTGAGCATGGAGTCTTCGTATGCCAAAAGGTACCGATACAGAGGGAATGTAAATTTTAGGTACGAAAACTTAATCACTAGCGAGAGAGGGTATCCGGACTATTCTAAACAAAAAATCTATAATTTGCAATGGTCTCACTCCAGAGATGCTAAATCCAACCCCAACTCTAGCTTTACGGCTTCGGTAAATCTTGGAAGTAGTAAATATTTTCAGCAATCGATCAATCAGGCCAATGTTGGTTCTAATTTAAATAATACCTTAAATTCATCGGTTTCGTATTCTAAAACATTTAATTCAGTACCGCAAGTGCGACTGTCTGTATCTGCTACGCATGCCCAGAATACCCAAACGCAAATCATCAACATGACCTTGCCAACTTTGCAGTTGAGCGTAGATCGCATCTATCCATTTGTAGGCGAAAATGGTGTCAAAAAAGGTTTCTTAAAGAATATAAACCTACAATACAACCTCAGCGGTCGTAACAATATTGTGACTACGGACTCTTTGTTTTTTAAACCCCAAATGTTTAGAGACGCCAAAATAGGCATGCAACACAGCATCCCTTTAAGTACTAATTTTAAACTATTTAAATACTTTAGTGCCTCTACTAGTTTAAATTATGAAGAGGTTTGGTATGCCAAAACCATTAACAGGAGTTTTGACCCAAACCAAAGCGCCGTAGTAGATAAGGTAGTAAATGGTTTTGATGCCTTTAGAACTTACTCTTTTTCTTCTAGTTTAGGGACCACTATTTACGGAACTTTTAATTTCGGCCAAGACAAAAAAATACAATCCATTAGACATGTACTCCGTCCGGCTGTATCTTATGGATACACACCTAGTTTTGAAAAATATTATGACACCTATGCCACAGACGCTAGTGGCACCATGAACAAACAATATAGCCGTTTTGAAGGTGGTATTTTTGGTGCACCCGGATTAAATAACTCCAATATAATGAACTTTAATTTGAGTAATACCTTTGAGGCCAAAGTAACCGATAGAGATAGCACCAAAGTTGCCGCCAAAAAAATCATGCTCTTAAACAACTTTAACCTTTCTACCAGTTACAACCTAGATGCAAACGGAACCACAGCTCTAAAATGGTCTCCGGTGAGAGTCAGTGGAGGCACACAATTATTTAAAGATAAAATGAATGTGAATTTTGGAGCCACCTTAGATCCGTATGCATTAAATAATTCTGGACAAAGAATCAATACCTATAATGTAGACAATGGTGGTAGTCTTTTTAGAATGACAAGTGCCAACATGACCTTAAACTACTCCATTTCGAGCACTCAGAAAGACAACTCGAAAAAGAAAGACCAAGTAGAAAGAAATGGTGGCCGTGAAGACGATCTTTTTGGAAGAAACACCGTTCAAAATAACCGCAACATTAGTCAATTTGATACAGAAGATACCGAAAAAGAAGATAGCGTTTCTGATTTCTTTACTGCCAAGTTACCTTGGAACATGACTTTTGCCTATTCCTTAACATACAGCAACAACAACCGCGAAAAGAAAATTACCAGTAACTCCATTATGATATCTGCAAATACCGATTTAACGCCAAAATGGAAAGCAGGAATATCCACTGGTTATGATCTAGTTCAAAACGGAGTTACCTATACCCAGTTGCGTTTTGAGAGAGACTTACTGAGTTGGAGAATGGATTTTAACTGGATGCCCTTGGGAACTAATGCAAATTGGGGCTTTTTTATAGGAATAAAATCTGGTGTATTGAGCGATATAAAATGGGATAAAAGAAGCACTCCAAACCGCTAA
- a CDS encoding RidA family protein: MKKIIFTDKAPAPIGPYSQAVLKGNTLYTSGQIALIPETGLLETSSIEAETKQVMENMKAVLEAAGMTFENVVKTTIYIMDMNDFAKINTIYGAYFDEKTAPARETVQVACLPKNVNVEISVIAIL, translated from the coding sequence ATGAAAAAAATTATTTTTACAGACAAAGCACCTGCTCCAATAGGGCCGTATAGTCAAGCTGTTTTAAAAGGAAACACCCTATATACTTCGGGGCAAATAGCGCTAATTCCCGAAACAGGATTGTTAGAAACCAGCTCTATTGAAGCTGAGACAAAACAAGTGATGGAAAACATGAAGGCCGTTTTGGAAGCAGCCGGAATGACATTTGAAAATGTCGTAAAAACTACTATTTATATCATGGACATGAATGATTTTGCCAAAATAAACACAATTTACGGCGCTTATTTTGACGAAAAAACCGCTCCAGCTCGCGAAACAGTTCAAGTGGCTTGTTTGCCAAAAAATGTAAATGTTGAAATTTCAGTAATAGCTATATTGTAG
- a CDS encoding N-acetylglucosamine kinase, which yields MKLIVDSGSTKADWIAIDDHGKILFTTQTLGLNPEILETTEIIGRLNDRFDILQNKDNVSHLFFYGAGCGTTKMKEALSEAFQEYFTKAIISVKEDTYAAVYATVAPAQKAIVSILGTGSNCSYFDGKELHQKVQSLGYILMDDGSGNVFGKELIRKYYFNKMPKELALIFEKQYNLDPDFIKTKLYKEANPNAYLATFAKFLIQNKDHEFCRKIIQKGMKSFINNYIQQYENYKEVPIHFVGSIAYYLKEELQEIFDSYQLQLGNVLRRPIDGLIAYHITME from the coding sequence ATGAAATTAATAGTTGATAGCGGATCTACAAAAGCAGATTGGATTGCAATAGATGACCACGGAAAAATACTCTTTACTACCCAAACTCTTGGTTTAAATCCCGAGATTCTAGAAACTACCGAAATTATAGGCAGACTAAACGACCGTTTTGATATTTTACAAAACAAAGACAACGTTAGCCATTTGTTTTTTTACGGTGCCGGTTGTGGAACCACAAAGATGAAAGAAGCCCTTTCAGAAGCCTTTCAGGAATATTTTACAAAAGCAATTATATCCGTAAAAGAAGATACTTATGCTGCAGTTTATGCAACAGTTGCTCCAGCCCAAAAAGCCATTGTTTCTATTTTGGGAACCGGCTCTAATTGCTCTTATTTTGACGGAAAAGAATTGCATCAAAAAGTACAATCTTTAGGATATATACTAATGGATGACGGAAGTGGAAATGTTTTTGGAAAAGAATTAATACGGAAATACTACTTCAATAAAATGCCCAAAGAATTGGCTCTAATTTTTGAAAAACAATACAATTTAGACCCCGATTTTATTAAAACGAAGTTGTATAAAGAAGCCAATCCCAATGCTTATTTAGCCACTTTTGCAAAATTTTTGATCCAGAACAAAGACCATGAGTTTTGCAGAAAAATTATCCAAAAAGGAATGAAATCCTTTATAAATAACTATATCCAACAATACGAGAATTATAAAGAAGTTCCGATACACTTTGTGGGTTCTATTGCTTATTATTTAAAAGAAGAATTACAAGAAATTTTTGACAGCTACCAATTGCAGTTAGGCAACGTACTACGAAGACCCATTGACGGCTTAATAGCCTATCACATTACCATGGAATAA
- the gap gene encoding type I glyceraldehyde-3-phosphate dehydrogenase — MSKVKLGINGFGRIGRIVFREALNRDNVEVVAINDLLDVDHLAYLLQYDSVHGKIKADVRVQDGKLFVNDRYIPTTAEREPAKLKWGELGVDVVAECTGLFKTRATAAEHLKAGAKKVVISAPSSDVPMFVMGVNHEKALASDTIVSNASCTTNCLAPLAKVLQDNFGIVEGLMTTIHATTSSQMTNDGPSKKDFRAGRSALVNMIPASTGAAKAVGKVIPELEGKLTGMAIRVPTVDVSVVDLTVKLAKETSYAEIMAVLKTASQTTMKGILGYTEDLVVSQDFVSDPRTSIVDANAGMGLNSTFYKLVSWYDNEYGYSSKLIDLALYISQLQ; from the coding sequence ATGTCAAAAGTAAAATTAGGAATAAATGGTTTTGGAAGAATAGGAAGAATTGTATTTAGAGAAGCCTTAAACAGAGATAACGTAGAGGTAGTTGCAATCAATGATTTGTTGGATGTAGATCATTTAGCCTATTTATTACAATACGACTCCGTTCACGGAAAAATTAAAGCAGATGTTAGGGTTCAAGACGGAAAACTTTTTGTAAACGATAGGTATATTCCTACCACTGCAGAGAGAGAGCCAGCAAAATTAAAGTGGGGAGAGCTAGGGGTAGATGTAGTGGCAGAATGTACCGGATTATTTAAAACCCGCGCAACAGCAGCAGAACACCTAAAGGCAGGAGCCAAAAAAGTAGTAATTTCTGCCCCGTCCTCTGATGTACCTATGTTTGTAATGGGAGTAAATCATGAAAAAGCCTTAGCCTCAGATACCATTGTTTCTAATGCCTCTTGCACTACAAATTGTTTGGCTCCTTTGGCCAAAGTTTTGCAAGACAATTTTGGAATTGTAGAAGGGTTAATGACCACCATACACGCCACTACATCCAGCCAGATGACTAATGACGGCCCTTCTAAAAAAGATTTCCGTGCTGGTAGATCCGCATTAGTCAACATGATTCCGGCAAGTACTGGTGCCGCCAAGGCAGTAGGAAAAGTAATCCCAGAGTTAGAAGGAAAACTCACCGGTATGGCTATCCGGGTTCCTACCGTAGATGTATCTGTAGTAGATTTGACGGTAAAATTAGCCAAAGAAACCTCTTATGCAGAAATAATGGCTGTTTTAAAAACGGCATCCCAAACTACAATGAAAGGCATTTTGGGATATACAGAAGACTTAGTCGTATCCCAAGATTTTGTTTCGGATCCAAGAACTTCTATTGTAGATGCCAATGCCGGAATGGGCTTAAACAGTACTTTTTATAAATTAGTATCTTGGTATGATAATGAATATGGGTATTCTAGCAAACTCATTGATCTAGCCTTATATATATCGCAATTACAATAG
- the pfkA gene encoding 6-phosphofructokinase, which yields MPTTIKKIAVLTSGGDSPGMNAAIRSVVRTCAYYKIECLGVYRGYQGLIEADFKEMGPRGVNNIINKGGTILKSARSLEFKTTEGRQKAHTNLVQSEVDALVVIGGDGTFTGGLLFNTEFNFPIIGIPGTIDNDIFGTSHTIGYDTALNTVVEVIDKIRDTASSHNRLFFVEVMGRDAGHIALNAGIGAGAEEILIPEENLGLDRLLESLQKSKASGKSSSIVVIAEGDKIGKNVFELKDYVEANMPEYDVRVSVLGHMQRGGAPSCFDRVLASRLGVKAVESLLEGKTNYMVGLQNDKVNLTPLEQAIKGKSEIDSELLRVSDIMST from the coding sequence ATGCCAACCACCATAAAAAAAATAGCCGTACTAACCTCTGGGGGAGATTCTCCAGGAATGAACGCAGCCATTCGGTCTGTAGTTAGGACTTGTGCATATTATAAAATAGAATGTCTGGGAGTCTATAGAGGCTATCAAGGCTTAATCGAAGCAGATTTTAAAGAAATGGGCCCACGTGGGGTAAACAATATTATAAACAAAGGAGGAACCATATTAAAATCGGCACGTTCTTTAGAATTTAAAACAACAGAAGGACGTCAAAAAGCGCACACTAATTTGGTTCAATCTGAGGTAGATGCATTAGTTGTAATTGGTGGCGATGGTACCTTTACAGGAGGTTTGTTGTTTAACACCGAGTTTAATTTTCCAATTATTGGCATACCTGGAACCATAGACAACGATATTTTTGGAACCAGCCACACCATAGGATATGACACCGCATTAAATACTGTTGTGGAAGTAATCGATAAAATTAGAGATACAGCAAGTTCGCACAACCGATTGTTTTTTGTGGAAGTAATGGGTAGAGATGCAGGGCATATTGCATTAAATGCCGGGATTGGAGCAGGAGCCGAAGAAATCTTAATACCCGAAGAAAACTTAGGATTAGACCGTTTATTAGAATCCTTACAAAAAAGCAAAGCATCCGGAAAATCATCCAGTATTGTAGTTATTGCCGAAGGAGATAAAATTGGCAAAAACGTATTTGAATTAAAAGACTACGTAGAGGCCAATATGCCAGAATATGACGTAAGAGTATCTGTTTTAGGTCACATGCAACGAGGCGGTGCTCCATCATGTTTTGACCGAGTTTTGGCTAGCAGATTAGGCGTAAAAGCGGTAGAATCTTTATTGGAAGGAAAAACAAACTATATGGTAGGCCTACAAAATGATAAAGTAAACCTAACTCCATTAGAACAAGCAATTAAGGGCAAATCCGAAATCGATAGTGAGTTATTACGTGTGTCGGATATTATGTCTACCTAA